From bacterium, the proteins below share one genomic window:
- a CDS encoding thermonuclease family protein has translation MVADVILIDGRDLSRMLVASGHAWWYREYVPNDKVLELLENESRKAKRGLWADLSPIPPWEFRHGTSPASTHKNQPSPNVTPPDRWNRQTTVYITRTGSKYHRGNCRYLRTSKIPISLAEAKRMGYTPCKVCKPPH, from the coding sequence ATGGTTGCGGATGTTATCCTAATTGACGGCCGCGACTTGAGCAGGATGCTCGTCGCCAGCGGGCATGCTTGGTGGTATCGCGAGTATGTGCCCAACGACAAAGTTCTTGAGCTTCTGGAGAACGAGTCGCGCAAAGCCAAGCGGGGTCTGTGGGCCGACTTAAGCCCTATACCGCCTTGGGAGTTCAGACACGGGACGTCTCCTGCATCCACACATAAGAATCAACCCAGCCCGAATGTGACGCCCCCCGATAGGTGGAATAGACAGACGACAGTTTACATCACGAGAACCGGCAGCAAATATCATCGGGGGAACTGTCGATATTTGCGCACGAGCAAGATACCGATCAGCCTGGCTGAGGCTAAACGCATGGGATACACACCGTGCAAGGTATGCAAGCCGCCGCATTGA
- a CDS encoding SIR2 family protein, giving the protein MSNVQRFSDQRHVEQIRKRLWCGREFGQAAVMVGAGFSRNAARTSDRIPPCPLWGELASRFFDDLYPGDTIPEAKRKKLKSKAIKGSGALKLASEYEHTFGRAALDRLLQEEIRDTSYNPGHLHRLLLSLPWSDVFTTNYDTLLERASADIYDKKYDVVVCQEDIPGRMKPRIVKLHGSFPSHRPFIITQKDYHSYRRNCAPFVNMVQQSIMENVFCLIGFSGDDPNFQCWTDWVRENLGAHTPKIYLCGLLSLSARRRQELETKGIIPIDLSPIFPESEWHDVKIRHAKALEWFLLDLMYGKPPDVTTWPKPTPTSVWKRSESLPPVPPGPASLPDLGREDPERLSFESLDESKLKRLRESWERQRLKYPGWEIAPPENRDVIWEKTKYLIDPVLNSVARLPLPQNLFLLYELNWRLEKAFMPLVGHWHKKMLAVVRSFNPYPSLVELEGATIKPDMDEYRSLDWRLVGERWVKLAFALARKAREDLDQRSFDQWMGPLEKIVGRNKKWQARWFYEKALFHLSRLEQVEARKTIDEWPLVQDLPFWNVKRASILAELGELKDAKKVAQDSLNTIRSGLDAYSANYSLLSQEGWTMLLLRSIRRRELKSESDLEQVEKNRWVRLEEYSCNPLSQVKHLESELSGPPPQPSRYKQVKKDFDRGGVTVTNLAATGLSIFDFRQAFVCLRMLEESGCGHATLPSEMVIKACEWVAPFAPLLSLTSMIRSGNKKGIEDHFDRVRVATLSTDQVNVLNDMFTTGMGQAVGHLARNQHEINLWQTSFSQRLVDTLSVLLSRLCLRLSAEQLESLFDSAMRMYEHYLFAACYLFHESLGAIFRQLLSSMPESMTLERMPILLSLPIPTEMGFKVAMRERWVEPFDCIVWPEAMKLDTGFERSTWAAPIANLIRVVKDGAPEARTRAVCRLAKINEIEALTDEERASFAKALWSRTNAKSRLPSVRFFFDSAFLSLPEPKPGMAKERLSDHLLATTFPPVIARDDKGGIRMDFHLVEEKYAQEWLIATLPLFPSEQQEMRCIDWGAEEALALFQKVDSTWAGEKADFLNGQLIRDFKDRLRLRFDTLVTLMAEVVLPRLGSIDDSSMKDHALKMLDEMDRSGICVLSALSMTLFIERGLVDETASRLRVGLNSTKEKEVNDSISGLFFWLLHSERGSIPVPPADLLNDLINKIVARSQPGLLAALHTVSTIIRNLPALLNERQCGLLCAALGYLQEVTRLPNEAERQRVSILPTAIPIHDLPKYQGAAAKLAYGLQGLYRSRKMPIPDAVRNWHAMSKISPLPEVKRVLQQP; this is encoded by the coding sequence ATGAGTAACGTGCAGCGTTTCTCGGATCAGCGTCATGTAGAGCAAATACGCAAGAGACTATGGTGCGGGCGAGAATTCGGCCAAGCAGCAGTCATGGTCGGGGCAGGTTTTAGCCGCAACGCGGCGAGAACCTCTGACAGGATTCCTCCTTGCCCATTGTGGGGCGAATTAGCTTCCCGGTTCTTTGACGACCTTTATCCCGGCGACACAATTCCCGAAGCAAAGAGAAAGAAGCTAAAGTCGAAAGCTATTAAGGGATCTGGGGCATTGAAGCTCGCCAGTGAGTACGAACACACATTTGGGCGTGCCGCGCTCGATAGGCTGCTTCAAGAGGAGATACGTGACACGAGCTATAATCCGGGCCACCTTCACAGATTGCTTCTCTCACTGCCGTGGTCGGATGTGTTCACAACCAATTACGACACTTTGCTTGAAAGAGCCTCGGCAGATATCTATGACAAGAAATACGATGTCGTCGTATGTCAGGAAGACATCCCCGGTCGAATGAAGCCGAGAATCGTTAAACTGCACGGGAGTTTCCCCTCCCATAGGCCATTCATCATCACCCAAAAGGACTACCATAGTTACCGCAGGAATTGCGCACCTTTCGTAAACATGGTTCAGCAGAGCATTATGGAGAACGTCTTCTGCCTGATCGGCTTCTCCGGGGATGATCCTAATTTCCAATGCTGGACTGACTGGGTACGCGAGAACTTGGGAGCCCACACACCCAAGATTTACCTTTGCGGCCTTTTGAGTCTGTCTGCGCGGAGGAGACAGGAGCTTGAGACTAAAGGAATAATCCCAATAGACCTTTCACCAATATTCCCGGAGTCAGAATGGCACGACGTTAAGATCCGCCATGCGAAGGCGCTCGAATGGTTTCTCTTGGACCTTATGTATGGTAAACCGCCTGACGTGACGACCTGGCCGAAGCCCACACCAACTAGTGTTTGGAAGCGAAGCGAGAGTCTGCCGCCCGTCCCGCCCGGGCCGGCTTCACTTCCGGATCTGGGCAGAGAAGATCCCGAGCGCCTGTCATTTGAGTCACTGGATGAGAGCAAGCTTAAGAGACTGCGTGAAAGCTGGGAACGTCAGAGGCTGAAGTATCCTGGGTGGGAGATTGCTCCTCCGGAAAACAGGGATGTGATCTGGGAAAAGACCAAATACTTGATCGACCCGGTCTTGAACTCTGTCGCGCGTCTTCCACTTCCGCAGAACTTGTTCCTGCTTTACGAGCTGAATTGGCGTTTAGAGAAAGCCTTCATGCCCCTGGTCGGCCACTGGCACAAGAAGATGCTGGCCGTTGTACGAAGCTTCAACCCATATCCCAGCCTAGTAGAGCTCGAGGGAGCCACGATAAAGCCAGACATGGATGAGTATAGGAGCCTAGATTGGCGCCTCGTCGGCGAGCGTTGGGTCAAACTCGCTTTTGCGCTCGCAAGGAAGGCGAGGGAGGATCTAGACCAGAGGAGCTTCGATCAATGGATGGGTCCTCTCGAGAAGATTGTGGGACGAAACAAGAAGTGGCAGGCCAGGTGGTTTTACGAGAAAGCCCTATTCCATCTCTCTCGTCTAGAGCAGGTGGAAGCCAGAAAGACAATAGACGAGTGGCCTCTTGTGCAAGACCTCCCATTCTGGAACGTGAAGCGGGCGTCTATACTTGCTGAGCTCGGAGAGCTCAAAGATGCGAAGAAGGTTGCCCAAGATTCCTTGAACACTATCCGTTCCGGCCTCGATGCATATTCTGCAAATTATTCTCTTCTATCCCAAGAGGGTTGGACGATGCTCCTCTTGCGGTCCATCCGCCGGCGTGAACTCAAATCCGAGAGCGACCTTGAGCAAGTAGAGAAGAACCGATGGGTAAGACTGGAGGAATACTCATGCAATCCCCTGTCTCAGGTGAAGCACTTGGAGTCAGAGCTCTCAGGACCGCCTCCCCAACCCTCGCGCTACAAGCAAGTCAAGAAGGATTTTGACAGGGGAGGGGTTACCGTCACGAACCTCGCTGCAACGGGCTTGAGCATTTTTGATTTCCGTCAGGCGTTCGTTTGTCTTCGGATGCTTGAGGAAAGTGGGTGCGGTCATGCCACCCTCCCTTCTGAAATGGTCATAAAGGCTTGTGAATGGGTGGCGCCATTTGCACCACTTCTGTCTCTAACCTCAATGATTAGATCGGGAAACAAGAAGGGAATTGAGGATCATTTCGACCGGGTTCGTGTCGCCACGTTATCAACAGATCAAGTGAATGTGCTCAACGACATGTTCACGACGGGCATGGGACAAGCAGTTGGGCATCTTGCTAGGAATCAGCATGAGATCAATCTATGGCAAACGAGTTTTTCTCAACGCCTTGTTGACACACTCTCAGTGCTACTATCCCGCCTCTGTCTCCGGCTATCTGCTGAGCAGCTTGAGAGTCTATTCGACTCGGCAATGAGAATGTATGAGCACTATCTCTTCGCCGCATGCTATTTATTTCACGAGTCCCTTGGCGCCATTTTCCGCCAGCTCCTGTCCTCAATGCCCGAATCAATGACCCTGGAGAGAATGCCGATATTGCTCTCGCTGCCCATCCCGACTGAGATGGGATTCAAAGTGGCCATGCGTGAGCGGTGGGTAGAGCCCTTTGATTGCATTGTGTGGCCAGAAGCCATGAAATTGGACACGGGTTTCGAACGATCCACATGGGCCGCTCCCATCGCTAATCTCATCCGTGTCGTGAAGGACGGCGCGCCGGAGGCAAGGACGCGGGCAGTGTGCAGGTTGGCAAAGATCAACGAGATAGAGGCATTGACCGATGAGGAGAGAGCCTCCTTCGCTAAGGCTTTGTGGTCGAGAACTAACGCAAAGAGCAGGCTCCCATCCGTTAGGTTCTTCTTCGACTCTGCCTTCCTGTCCCTTCCAGAACCGAAACCTGGGATGGCCAAAGAGAGACTATCCGACCACCTTCTGGCGACGACATTCCCGCCTGTAATAGCCAGGGACGATAAAGGGGGTATCCGTATGGATTTTCACCTCGTTGAGGAGAAGTATGCTCAAGAGTGGCTCATCGCAACACTTCCTTTGTTTCCGTCGGAACAGCAGGAAATGAGATGTATAGACTGGGGTGCTGAAGAGGCACTGGCGCTCTTCCAGAAGGTGGATAGCACATGGGCTGGGGAGAAGGCCGATTTCCTGAACGGCCAGCTGATCCGAGACTTCAAAGACAGGCTGCGATTGCGCTTTGACACTTTGGTTACATTGATGGCTGAGGTGGTCTTGCCCAGACTCGGCTCAATCGATGACTCGAGCATGAAAGACCACGCTCTCAAAATGCTCGATGAGATGGACCGTTCAGGAATTTGTGTCCTCTCGGCCTTGTCCATGACTCTTTTCATTGAGCGAGGCTTAGTTGACGAGACCGCCTCGAGGCTTCGCGTTGGGCTGAACTCCACGAAAGAGAAGGAAGTCAATGATTCGATCTCTGGTCTTTTTTTCTGGCTTCTTCACAGTGAAAGAGGCAGCATCCCCGTACCGCCTGCGGACCTATTGAATGATCTGATCAACAAGATTGTGGCTCGAAGCCAGCCGGGTCTCTTGGCGGCGCTGCACACGGTCTCAACCATCATTCGGAACCTCCCTGCTCTCTTAAATGAAAGGCAATGCGGCTTGCTTTGCGCTGCTCTTGGTTATCTTCAAGAGGTTACCCGGTTGCCGAATGAAGCGGAAAGGCAACGAGTCTCCATCCTTCCAACAGCGATTCCGATTCACGACCTACCCAAGTATCAGGGAGCTGCTGCAAAGCTGGCTTACGGTCTCCAAGGCCTTTACCGGAGTAGGAAGATGCCGATTCCTGACGCCGTCCGTAACTGGCATGCGATGTCCAAAATCAGCCCGTTGCCAGAGGTCAAGCGTGTATTGCAGCAGCCCTAG